A part of Gramella sp. MAR_2010_147 genomic DNA contains:
- a CDS encoding nucleoside-diphosphate kinase, producing MADNRTFTMIKPDAVENGHIGGILDQITASGFRIVAMKLTQMTQRDAETFYAVHNERPFFGELVEFMTRGPIVAAILEKDNAVEDFRTLIGATNPEDAAEGTIRKKYATSIGENAVHGSDSDENAQIEGAFHFAGREMF from the coding sequence ATGGCAGATAATAGAACATTCACCATGATTAAGCCAGATGCAGTAGAGAACGGGCATATTGGTGGAATATTAGACCAGATCACCGCTTCAGGCTTTAGAATTGTAGCGATGAAGCTTACACAAATGACTCAGAGAGATGCGGAGACTTTTTATGCAGTACATAATGAGCGTCCATTCTTCGGGGAATTGGTAGAATTCATGACTCGTGGTCCTATCGTTGCCGCTATTCTTGAAAAAGATAACGCGGTAGAAGATTTCAGAACGTTAATTGGAGCTACAAATCCAGAAGATGCTGCTGAAGGAACTATCAGAAAAAAATACGCTACGAGCATTGGAGAAAATGCGGTTCACGGAAGTGACAGCGATGAGAATGCACAAATTGAAGGTGCTTTCCATTTTGCAGGTAGAGAAATGTTTTAA
- the ribH gene encoding 6,7-dimethyl-8-ribityllumazine synthase, with the protein MATKGKNLSQYDKNTIPNAKDFRFGIVVSEWNDEITEGLFQGAFDAWIENGVQKENIVRWNVPGSFELIYGCKKMQESFEMLDAIIAVGNVIQGETKHFDFVCDGVTQGIKDLNVQADIPVIFCVLTDNNIEQSRERSGGKHGNKGTEAAIAAIKMAQLRKDAKFYKG; encoded by the coding sequence ATGGCTACAAAAGGTAAGAACCTTTCACAATACGATAAAAATACAATCCCAAACGCGAAAGATTTTCGGTTTGGGATTGTTGTTTCTGAGTGGAATGATGAGATCACTGAAGGACTTTTCCAGGGAGCATTTGATGCCTGGATAGAAAATGGCGTTCAGAAAGAAAATATCGTACGCTGGAATGTCCCGGGAAGTTTTGAGCTTATCTACGGTTGTAAAAAAATGCAGGAAAGCTTTGAAATGCTGGATGCGATTATTGCTGTGGGAAATGTGATCCAGGGAGAGACAAAACACTTTGATTTTGTTTGTGATGGCGTAACTCAGGGTATTAAAGACCTGAATGTCCAGGCAGATATTCCCGTGATCTTTTGTGTGCTTACCGATAATAATATAGAGCAATCCCGAGAGCGGAGCGGTGGAAAACATGGCAATAAAGGAACTGAAGCGGCAATAGCAGCCATTAAGATGGCGCAACTTAGAAAGGACGCCAAATTCTATAAGGGCTAG
- a CDS encoding tetratricopeptide repeat protein, with protein sequence MATYKKRGYKPSNKEEREQTAEQESTTAEVFNTLDEGASKTETWVADNQKYIYIIVGVAIVAVLGYLGYNRFIHEPNQNEAANEMAQAENYMASALRATGAQSDSLYNLALNGGEGKYGFLDIIDNYGGTDAANLAHYNAGFAYLRTGKYQEAIEQLEEFSSDDEIFSALAAGGIGDAFMQLEQPEEALGYYEKAAEMRANSFTTPRFLLKAAITAINLGEADAAEEYLLQIEDEYSETPEADKVPIYLGQARAMKN encoded by the coding sequence ATGGCAACGTATAAGAAAAGAGGATACAAGCCTTCCAACAAGGAGGAAAGAGAACAAACCGCAGAACAGGAATCTACCACTGCAGAAGTTTTTAATACTTTAGATGAGGGAGCAAGTAAGACTGAAACCTGGGTCGCCGACAATCAGAAATATATCTATATTATTGTTGGGGTTGCCATCGTTGCCGTTTTAGGATATTTAGGTTATAACCGTTTTATCCATGAGCCAAATCAAAATGAGGCTGCAAACGAAATGGCGCAGGCAGAGAACTACATGGCTTCTGCTTTAAGAGCAACCGGAGCACAAAGTGACTCTTTATACAACCTTGCGTTAAATGGAGGTGAAGGTAAATACGGATTTTTAGACATTATTGATAATTATGGTGGAACCGATGCTGCAAACCTCGCGCATTACAATGCCGGATTCGCTTACCTAAGAACAGGAAAGTATCAGGAAGCTATCGAGCAGCTGGAAGAATTTAGCAGTGATGATGAGATATTTTCAGCTTTGGCTGCAGGAGGAATCGGAGATGCTTTTATGCAACTTGAGCAACCTGAGGAAGCCTTAGGTTATTATGAAAAAGCTGCAGAAATGAGAGCAAATTCATTCACAACCCCAAGATTCTTATTAAAAGCGGCAATTACAGCGATCAATTTAGGAGAAGCAGATGCTGCAGAAGAATATCTTCTTCAAATAGAAGATGAATATTCTGAAACTCCAGAGGCAGACAAGGTACCAATTTATCTTGGTCAGGCCCGCGCGATGAAAAACTAA
- the gldI gene encoding gliding motility-associated peptidyl-prolyl isomerase GldI, with protein sequence MKTLNLLLLVLFVVGCKTPEARRPVSQSSGSYIDESVERNKEMIAKEEDYIKKVMGANSDTQYLTSADGFWYYYNEKSTDSLNTRTPQFGDVVVFDYSISSIEGEPIYAEGEKPTREYAIDKEKLFTGLRQGLKLMKEGETVSFLFPSHKAFGYYGDKDKIGSNAPIMAKVTLHTIKEESNNEINN encoded by the coding sequence ATGAAAACTTTAAATTTATTACTTCTAGTTCTATTCGTTGTGGGCTGTAAAACCCCTGAAGCCAGAAGACCTGTTTCCCAAAGCAGTGGTTCATATATTGATGAATCGGTAGAAAGAAACAAGGAAATGATCGCAAAGGAGGAAGACTATATTAAAAAGGTAATGGGAGCGAATTCAGATACCCAATATCTTACCTCAGCCGATGGTTTCTGGTATTACTACAATGAAAAGTCAACCGACAGCCTGAATACCAGAACACCTCAATTTGGGGATGTAGTGGTTTTTGATTATTCCATTTCCAGTATTGAAGGAGAACCTATCTATGCCGAAGGAGAAAAACCTACGCGTGAATATGCCATAGACAAAGAAAAACTATTTACCGGATTGAGACAGGGATTAAAATTGATGAAAGAAGGAGAAACTGTAAGTTTTCTTTTTCCTTCTCACAAAGCTTTCGGTTATTACGGCGATAAAGATAAAATTGGAAGTAATGCTCCAATTATGGCAAAGGTGACTTTGCATACTATAAAAGAAGAATCAAATAACGAGATCAATAATTAA
- the recF gene encoding DNA replication and repair protein RecF (All proteins in this family for which functions are known are DNA-binding proteins that assist the filamentation of RecA onto DNA for the initiation of recombination or recombinational repair.), with translation MHLKNLSLLNYKNLKTAEFDFDEKINCLVGNNGVGKTNVLDSIYHLSFGKSYFNPITSQNINHDSDFFVVEGEFEKNEKSEKILASAKKGQKKIIKRNNKAYDKVSDHIGFIPTVIISPADRDLIIEGSETRRKFMDGVISQSDQAYLNKLLQYTKLVSQRNSLLKYFAANNTFERDTLEVYNLQMSSLGQDLFEKRKEFLKEFIPIFNKRYADITNNKEIVDINYKSQLFDKSLSNLLEENLQKDMALQYTSVGTHKDDLSFEIEGHPIKKFGSQGQQKSFLIALKLAQFDFIKKISKVNPILLLDDIFDKLDENRVAHIVALVATDELGQIFLSDTHADRTEKVVKSSNQSYKIFKL, from the coding sequence ATGCATTTAAAAAATCTAAGCCTGCTTAATTATAAGAATCTTAAGACGGCTGAATTTGATTTCGATGAAAAGATCAACTGCCTGGTTGGGAATAACGGGGTGGGAAAAACGAACGTTCTGGACAGTATTTATCACTTATCATTCGGAAAGAGTTATTTTAATCCTATCACCTCTCAGAACATCAATCATGATTCCGACTTTTTCGTTGTGGAGGGTGAATTCGAAAAAAATGAGAAATCTGAAAAGATCCTAGCCAGCGCCAAAAAGGGTCAGAAGAAGATCATTAAGCGCAATAATAAAGCATATGACAAGGTAAGCGATCATATCGGCTTTATTCCTACGGTCATCATTTCACCGGCAGACAGGGACCTTATCATTGAAGGATCTGAAACCCGGAGAAAGTTTATGGACGGCGTGATATCACAAAGCGATCAAGCCTACCTTAATAAGCTTCTACAGTACACCAAACTGGTTTCGCAGCGAAATTCGCTTTTAAAATATTTCGCCGCCAATAATACTTTTGAAAGAGATACGCTGGAAGTATATAATCTACAAATGAGTAGCCTTGGACAGGATCTTTTTGAAAAACGCAAAGAATTTTTAAAAGAATTTATTCCTATTTTCAATAAAAGGTATGCCGATATTACCAATAACAAGGAGATAGTTGATATCAATTATAAAAGTCAGCTTTTTGATAAATCACTCTCTAATCTTTTAGAGGAAAATCTTCAGAAAGATATGGCTTTGCAATATACTTCTGTAGGAACGCATAAAGATGACCTGAGTTTCGAGATCGAAGGTCACCCAATTAAGAAATTTGGTTCCCAGGGCCAGCAAAAATCTTTCTTAATCGCTTTGAAACTGGCTCAATTCGATTTTATCAAAAAAATAAGCAAAGTAAACCCTATTCTACTACTAGATGATATTTTTGATAAACTGGATGAGAACCGGGTTGCCCACATCGTTGCCCTCGTAGCGACCGATGAACTGGGGCAGATTTTTCTAAGTGACACTCATGCTGATAGGACCGAAAAAGTAGTTAAAAGCAGTAATCAATCCTATAAAATATTCAAGCTTTGA
- a CDS encoding lipocalin family protein, whose protein sequence is MKKLILLFSIFAMVACSNNDPQEQLKKLNGYWQIEKVEIENDSVVEYSLSQYIDYIEINESVGFRKKLKPKIDGGFIQASNDSEKITAKIEGNNLILYYSTPFAEWKEKVLEVTDEKLVILNRDDKKYYYDKYEPLLSQDEEKTKE, encoded by the coding sequence TTGAAAAAACTGATCCTTTTATTTTCAATTTTCGCCATGGTGGCCTGCTCAAATAATGATCCTCAGGAACAACTTAAGAAGCTCAACGGTTACTGGCAAATTGAAAAAGTAGAAATTGAAAATGATTCTGTAGTGGAATATAGCTTGAGTCAGTATATCGACTATATTGAAATCAATGAATCGGTTGGATTCAGAAAAAAACTAAAACCGAAAATCGACGGTGGTTTTATTCAAGCTTCTAACGATTCAGAAAAGATCACTGCGAAAATTGAAGGAAATAATCTTATACTCTATTACTCCACCCCTTTTGCTGAGTGGAAAGAAAAAGTTCTGGAAGTTACAGACGAGAAATTAGTTATTTTAAACCGGGACGATAAAAAATACTACTACGATAAATATGAACCATTACTAAGCCAGGATGAAGAAAAGACGAAAGAATGA
- a CDS encoding peptidylprolyl isomerase, whose product MKTKSFFLLFTLALALFSCNDEYPELEDGMYAEFNTSMGPVIAELYFEETPMTVASFVSLAEGTSKMADSTYKDKKYYDGLIFHRVIDGFVIQGGDPTGTGSGGPGYKYPDEFVDSLSHDSKGILSMANAGPGTNGSQFFITLGPVNQLDGKHTVFGKVVKGQDVVDSIGKVETGPRDRPVKDVTMNEVNIIRKGSAAKNFEAPKVLEGELAAIEAEKEAETKKMEEMASKKNEEFNALKEKADSLDSGIKIYFENKGEGEKPKNGQTVTVNYEGYFANGTLFDTNNKELAQQTGVYDHRRDTGGGYGPMPTVYGPDAPMIPGFKEALQQMNVGDEAVVFIPSAMGYGERGAGSVIPPNTDLIFRIEMVEIVDNAK is encoded by the coding sequence ATGAAAACAAAAAGCTTTTTTTTACTATTTACACTAGCCCTGGCACTATTTTCCTGCAATGATGAGTACCCTGAATTGGAAGACGGAATGTATGCCGAATTCAATACTTCAATGGGACCTGTTATTGCCGAACTTTATTTTGAAGAAACACCCATGACTGTGGCCAGTTTTGTTTCTCTTGCCGAGGGTACAAGTAAAATGGCAGATAGTACTTACAAGGACAAAAAATATTATGACGGACTTATTTTTCACCGTGTGATCGACGGATTTGTGATCCAGGGTGGAGATCCTACCGGAACTGGAAGTGGTGGCCCGGGTTACAAATATCCAGATGAATTTGTAGATTCTTTAAGTCACGATTCTAAAGGAATCCTTTCTATGGCAAACGCCGGTCCTGGTACCAACGGAAGTCAGTTTTTTATCACCTTAGGTCCTGTTAATCAACTAGACGGAAAACATACTGTTTTCGGAAAAGTAGTAAAAGGTCAGGATGTAGTAGATTCTATTGGAAAAGTAGAGACAGGTCCTCGTGATCGCCCGGTTAAAGATGTTACCATGAATGAGGTGAACATTATCAGAAAAGGAAGCGCGGCGAAAAATTTTGAGGCTCCCAAAGTTCTTGAAGGTGAATTAGCAGCTATTGAAGCTGAAAAAGAAGCTGAAACCAAAAAAATGGAAGAAATGGCTTCTAAAAAGAATGAAGAGTTTAATGCTTTGAAGGAAAAAGCAGATTCTTTAGATAGTGGAATAAAGATCTATTTTGAAAATAAAGGAGAAGGTGAAAAACCTAAAAACGGGCAAACAGTAACTGTAAATTATGAAGGTTATTTCGCCAACGGAACCCTTTTCGACACGAATAACAAAGAATTGGCTCAACAAACTGGCGTTTACGATCATCGCAGGGATACCGGCGGTGGATATGGTCCAATGCCTACCGTATATGGCCCTGATGCACCGATGATTCCAGGGTTTAAAGAAGCACTACAGCAGATGAATGTTGGAGACGAGGCAGTTGTATTTATCCCAAGCGCGATGGGTTATGGTGAAAGAGGTGCAGGAAGTGTAATTCCTCCCAATACAGATCTCATCTTTAGAATTGAGATGGTAGAAATAGTAGATAATGCTAAATAG
- a CDS encoding DUF3810 domain-containing protein — translation MKRKSTLLLAILLPVQIIGINILAGHSNFVEEYYSNGLYPAISKIMRYSLGFIPFSLGDFLYAALIILLIIWLIRRVSQKFRNPRVWIPDALACLSIIYFCFHLFWGFNYYRLPLHKTLEIENEYTTKKLIALSETLIERSNQLHLELAENDSVKVEYEYTKSELFDITLKGYKHIQKEFPELTYNGPALKRSLYSLPLTYMGFNGYLNPLTNEAQVNTLIVPYKIPTTASHEVGHQLGFAKENEANFVACLVTMNHPNKKFRYSGYTFALSYCLSELYRRDQVKAEELIATMNKGILKNYQEVDDFWRQHTNPFEPVFKATYNRYLIVNNQSDGMKSYSYVVALLVNYFDDTRNAL, via the coding sequence GTGAAGAGAAAATCCACCCTCCTGTTAGCAATTTTATTACCGGTACAAATTATAGGTATCAACATACTTGCTGGCCATTCTAATTTTGTTGAAGAATATTACTCTAATGGTTTATATCCCGCTATTTCCAAAATAATGCGCTATAGTCTGGGATTCATCCCATTTTCCCTTGGCGATTTTCTATACGCCGCACTAATTATTCTTTTGATCATATGGTTGATTAGAAGAGTTAGTCAAAAATTCAGAAATCCAAGGGTCTGGATTCCTGATGCTTTGGCTTGTCTTTCCATCATCTATTTTTGTTTTCATTTATTCTGGGGCTTTAATTATTACAGGCTTCCTCTTCATAAAACCCTGGAAATAGAAAATGAGTATACTACTAAAAAACTAATTGCATTAAGCGAAACACTAATTGAAAGATCGAATCAGCTTCATTTAGAATTAGCCGAAAATGATTCAGTGAAAGTTGAATATGAGTATACTAAAAGTGAGCTGTTTGATATTACGCTTAAAGGTTATAAGCATATTCAAAAGGAATTTCCAGAACTAACTTACAATGGCCCGGCCTTAAAGCGTTCTTTATACAGTCTACCGCTCACCTATATGGGTTTTAACGGATACCTGAATCCGCTAACTAACGAAGCTCAGGTTAATACGCTAATTGTTCCATATAAAATACCAACTACGGCGAGCCATGAAGTAGGCCATCAATTAGGCTTTGCTAAAGAAAATGAAGCAAATTTTGTTGCCTGCCTGGTAACGATGAATCATCCAAATAAAAAATTCAGGTATTCCGGATATACTTTTGCACTTAGTTATTGTTTGAGTGAGCTTTATAGACGTGATCAGGTCAAGGCAGAAGAACTCATCGCGACCATGAATAAAGGGATTCTAAAAAACTACCAGGAAGTTGACGATTTCTGGCGACAGCACACCAATCCATTCGAGCCTGTTTTCAAAGCCACTTATAACAGATATCTCATTGTGAACAATCAGTCAGACGGGATGAAAAGTTACAGCTACGTAGTCGCCTTACTGGTAAATTATTTCGATGACACTCGAAACGCACTATAA
- a CDS encoding DUF721 domain-containing protein, with protein MKKRRKNEEMKLGDLLKSFVDENKLDKKGLNQVKVRDVWNSQMGPAIQKYTTGLKLKNDTLFVQLSSSVLREELSYGKEKIIRNLNEEMGQELISKLVLR; from the coding sequence ATGAAGAAAAGACGAAAGAATGAAGAAATGAAACTCGGGGATTTATTAAAGAGTTTCGTGGATGAGAACAAACTGGATAAAAAAGGACTCAACCAGGTAAAGGTTAGAGATGTCTGGAACAGCCAGATGGGTCCTGCGATTCAAAAATACACCACAGGATTAAAACTGAAAAATGACACACTTTTCGTTCAACTTAGCTCCTCTGTTCTTAGGGAAGAATTGAGTTATGGAAAAGAGAAGATCATTAGAAACCTTAACGAGGAAATGGGACAGGAACTTATTTCTAAACTGGTTTTAAGATAA
- a CDS encoding aminoacyl-histidine dipeptidase produces the protein MNEEIRALEPKVLWNKFADLNAVPRPSKKEERVIEFIKNFGNNLDLKTEVDSVGNVVIYKSATKGMESRKKIVLQAHLDMVHQKNNDTDFDFDTQGIEMHVDGDWVRAKGTTLGADNGLGVATMMAILESDSIEHPAIEALFTIDEETGMTGAKGLSPDLLEGDILLNLDTEEDDEIGIGCAGGVDITATKKYEEEKMPETYRSYSIKVKGLMGGHSGMDIIKGLGNANKLMNRLLINTSEGLKMRISEINGGGLRNAIPRESEAIIAIPDTEEESFKKEFELRAKDIKSEYATLEPNLSIDVQRSTSQNPVMDLRSQREVLLALAGAHNGVYRMSPEIEGLVETSNNVAKVILKDGEVHIKCLTRSSVESNKNDLANSLTAVFELAGFEVKLSGEYPGWAPNSNSAILKTLDEIYQRVNGEKADIAACHAGLECGIIGSHYPNMDMISFGPTIRGAHSPDERASIKSAQKYWKFLLEVLKNIPEN, from the coding sequence ATGAATGAAGAAATAAGGGCGCTGGAACCCAAAGTATTGTGGAATAAATTCGCTGATCTGAACGCTGTTCCAAGACCATCCAAAAAAGAAGAACGAGTTATAGAATTCATTAAGAATTTCGGGAATAACCTTGATCTTAAGACGGAAGTGGATAGTGTTGGGAATGTTGTGATCTACAAATCTGCAACCAAAGGGATGGAAAGCCGAAAAAAGATCGTTTTACAGGCTCACCTGGACATGGTTCATCAAAAGAATAATGATACCGATTTTGATTTTGATACTCAGGGAATAGAAATGCACGTAGATGGAGACTGGGTTCGTGCAAAGGGAACTACCCTTGGAGCAGATAATGGTCTAGGGGTGGCTACGATGATGGCGATTCTTGAAAGTGATTCTATAGAGCACCCTGCCATCGAAGCATTATTTACTATTGACGAAGAAACCGGGATGACCGGAGCTAAAGGTTTGAGTCCAGATCTGTTGGAAGGAGATATTTTACTGAACCTTGACACTGAGGAGGATGATGAGATAGGAATTGGTTGCGCCGGTGGAGTTGATATTACAGCCACTAAGAAATATGAAGAGGAAAAAATGCCGGAAACTTATCGAAGCTATTCGATTAAAGTGAAAGGTTTAATGGGAGGTCATTCCGGGATGGACATCATCAAAGGTCTGGGAAATGCTAATAAACTGATGAACCGTTTGCTTATAAATACTTCGGAAGGACTTAAAATGAGAATTTCAGAAATAAATGGCGGAGGTTTACGAAATGCGATCCCAAGAGAAAGTGAAGCAATAATTGCAATTCCTGATACTGAAGAAGAGAGTTTTAAGAAGGAGTTTGAATTGAGAGCAAAAGATATAAAATCTGAATATGCTACTTTAGAACCCAATCTTTCTATAGATGTGCAAAGGTCTACCTCTCAAAATCCTGTGATGGACCTTAGATCTCAACGTGAAGTACTGCTGGCATTAGCGGGAGCACATAACGGTGTTTATAGAATGAGCCCGGAAATTGAAGGTCTGGTGGAGACTTCTAATAATGTAGCAAAGGTTATCCTTAAAGATGGAGAGGTACATATAAAATGTTTAACCCGAAGTTCAGTTGAGTCCAATAAAAATGATCTCGCTAACTCATTGACAGCTGTTTTTGAACTTGCAGGTTTTGAGGTAAAATTATCGGGGGAGTATCCAGGATGGGCACCAAATAGTAATTCAGCGATCCTGAAGACCCTGGATGAGATCTACCAACGAGTAAATGGAGAAAAAGCTGATATTGCTGCCTGCCATGCAGGACTGGAATGTGGGATTATAGGTAGTCATTATCCCAATATGGATATGATCTCTTTTGGACCAACCATTAGGGGGGCTCATTCTCCAGATGAAAGGGCCAGCATTAAATCTGCTCAGAAATACTGGAAATTCTTACTTGAAGTATTAAAGAATATTCCAGAGAATTAA
- a CDS encoding bifunctional oligoribonuclease/PAP phosphatase NrnA, translating to MIDTRILEITAELAKAENIVIVPHKGPDGDAMGSSLGLMHFLRDKGHNAIVVAPNDYPHFLKWLPGSDEVIIYESNKEKADAVIAEAQIVFTLDFNNLSRCGLMQDSLLASDAVFVMIDHHQEPSDYANYTYSDSEMSSTCEMVYKFIDKLRASKKITPEIATCLYTGIMTDTGSFRFASTSSDTHRVIADLIDKGAGNAQIHNNIYDTNSENKLQLLGTALQNLKVIKELRTAYISLSQEELDKHNFKKGDTEGFVNYGLSLDGIIFAVIFIEKENEDLIKISFRSKGDFNVNKFARAHFEGGGHINAAGGKSNISLNDTIVKFNKILFEYSEELKK from the coding sequence ATGATAGACACAAGAATACTGGAAATAACGGCTGAACTGGCAAAAGCCGAAAATATAGTAATAGTCCCGCACAAAGGCCCAGATGGTGATGCGATGGGATCTTCGCTTGGACTTATGCATTTTTTAAGGGACAAAGGTCATAATGCCATAGTGGTAGCCCCGAATGATTATCCTCATTTTCTCAAATGGTTACCTGGAAGTGACGAGGTTATTATTTACGAATCTAACAAAGAGAAGGCCGATGCAGTTATTGCAGAAGCTCAGATTGTGTTTACCCTGGATTTCAATAACCTTTCAAGATGTGGTTTAATGCAGGATTCGCTCCTGGCATCAGATGCCGTTTTTGTTATGATAGATCACCATCAGGAACCTTCAGATTATGCGAACTATACCTATAGTGATTCTGAGATGAGTTCTACCTGCGAAATGGTGTACAAATTCATCGATAAATTAAGAGCCAGTAAAAAGATCACTCCGGAAATCGCTACCTGTCTTTATACAGGGATCATGACAGATACTGGATCTTTTCGTTTTGCATCTACCTCCAGTGATACGCATAGGGTAATTGCCGATCTTATTGATAAAGGAGCTGGAAATGCTCAAATTCATAATAATATCTATGATACCAATTCTGAAAATAAGTTACAATTATTAGGTACGGCGCTTCAGAATTTAAAGGTTATCAAAGAACTAAGAACCGCATATATAAGTTTATCCCAGGAAGAACTTGATAAACATAACTTTAAAAAAGGAGATACAGAAGGTTTTGTAAACTATGGCCTTTCACTGGATGGAATCATCTTTGCCGTTATATTTATTGAAAAGGAGAATGAAGACCTTATAAAAATATCTTTCAGATCCAAAGGTGATTTTAATGTAAATAAATTTGCTCGGGCCCATTTTGAAGGTGGCGGACATATTAATGCTGCTGGCGGAAAAAGCAATATTTCGCTGAACGATACGATCGTAAAATTCAATAAAATCTTATTTGAATATTCTGAAGAGCTAAAAAAATGA